One Paenibacillus riograndensis SBR5 DNA segment encodes these proteins:
- a CDS encoding response regulator transcription factor, whose translation MAPFVINQEILTSGAFSPFYLAVGDFQATAIYSDPDIQNELVKDLRSNTDIPVFDHQDGLYMRLTVENNIAFFHKWFGCKEPLSEILVRFELQHDAKKPLHKCSESEIRRVCFAKYYMSGVPSAVFCEPIHGADIKTIHTFVRMLQTMKEQPAAVLILVSNLEHALLVGDVVYKLQPSGIKPVETEEDAAMPEPESAAAPAFAKLFKISAKVDEKMILFDPPEIDYIESQDGKAMIVINNEKYAMDATMLETEKKLEAYGFYRCHRSYIVNLQKVREIITWSKNAYSLRIDNKIQSTIPLSRTKIQDIQEKFNLE comes from the coding sequence ATGGCACCTTTCGTCATTAATCAAGAGATACTAACCAGCGGGGCGTTCTCCCCGTTTTACCTAGCCGTAGGCGATTTCCAAGCTACGGCTATTTACAGTGATCCCGATATACAGAATGAACTGGTAAAGGACCTGCGCAGCAATACAGACATCCCGGTTTTTGATCATCAGGATGGATTGTATATGCGTCTTACGGTTGAAAACAATATTGCCTTTTTCCACAAATGGTTCGGGTGCAAGGAGCCGCTATCTGAAATTCTTGTCCGGTTTGAACTGCAGCACGATGCGAAGAAACCGCTGCACAAGTGTTCGGAATCCGAAATCCGGCGGGTCTGCTTTGCCAAATATTATATGAGCGGCGTTCCATCAGCGGTGTTCTGCGAGCCCATCCATGGCGCCGATATTAAGACCATCCATACCTTTGTCCGAATGCTTCAAACCATGAAAGAGCAGCCGGCAGCCGTGCTCATTTTAGTATCCAACCTGGAACACGCGCTGTTAGTTGGGGACGTTGTATACAAGCTTCAGCCAAGCGGCATCAAGCCCGTTGAAACAGAAGAGGACGCCGCAATGCCTGAGCCGGAAAGCGCAGCTGCGCCGGCGTTTGCAAAGCTGTTCAAGATTTCAGCAAAAGTGGACGAAAAGATGATTTTGTTCGACCCGCCTGAAATTGATTACATCGAAAGCCAGGATGGCAAGGCGATGATCGTCATTAACAACGAGAAATATGCGATGGATGCCACCATGCTGGAGACTGAGAAGAAATTGGAGGCTTACGGATTTTATCGCTGCCACCGTTCCTACATCGTGAATCTGCAGAAGGTACGCGAGATTATAACCTGGTCAAAAAATGCCTATTCGCTCCGGATCGATAACAAGATTCAATCAACCATTCCGCTATCACGAACCAAAATTCAGGATATTCAGGAGAAATTCAACCTGGAATAG
- a CDS encoding zinc-binding dehydrogenase translates to MIRAIVSDPNSPSNLTIQEVAPPQAQPWESIVEVHAISLNRGEIKDAVNQRTSSRLGWDFAGVVAKSAEMGNGPKAGARVVGLLPMGAWGERIAVPSSALAEIPDNVRFAEAATLPVAGLTALNALRKGGLLLGKRVLITGSTGGVGLFAHQLAKLSGAFNVGIASTEEKAELVLEAGANEVLVGASVPSHVSQFGPYDLIIDSVGGDTLAALVQLLAVQGSCIAVGFSSSPSSTLDMSNFITNGGRTLYGFFLGEELTRHPAASDLAILTNLVSTGCLKPKIAVEAPWTEISSVAQQLLDRNISGKAVLHLK, encoded by the coding sequence ATGATACGTGCGATAGTTAGTGATCCAAATTCCCCGTCTAATTTAACCATTCAAGAGGTAGCCCCCCCTCAGGCACAGCCTTGGGAATCTATTGTAGAGGTGCATGCTATTTCTCTGAACCGCGGGGAAATAAAAGATGCCGTCAACCAAAGGACTTCTTCCCGGCTTGGCTGGGATTTTGCCGGAGTGGTAGCAAAATCAGCTGAGATGGGGAATGGTCCCAAAGCAGGAGCACGTGTGGTTGGTTTATTACCCATGGGTGCCTGGGGCGAACGGATTGCCGTCCCTTCCTCTGCTCTTGCTGAAATTCCTGACAACGTTAGGTTTGCTGAAGCCGCTACTCTGCCAGTTGCTGGTTTGACAGCACTGAATGCACTGCGAAAAGGAGGTCTGTTGCTTGGCAAGCGCGTGCTCATCACAGGATCGACGGGAGGCGTTGGCTTGTTTGCTCATCAGCTGGCCAAATTATCCGGAGCCTTCAATGTCGGAATAGCCAGTACAGAAGAAAAAGCTGAACTCGTGCTGGAAGCCGGAGCAAATGAAGTCCTTGTTGGTGCTTCAGTTCCTTCACATGTGAGCCAGTTCGGACCCTATGACTTAATTATTGACTCAGTAGGCGGCGATACACTGGCTGCTTTGGTACAGCTGCTTGCCGTACAAGGTTCCTGCATAGCAGTGGGATTTTCCTCATCACCTTCGTCAACACTTGATATGAGTAATTTCATAACCAACGGTGGACGAACGCTGTACGGATTTTTTCTCGGTGAGGAGCTCACACGTCACCCGGCTGCATCCGATCTGGCTATTCTGACCAACCTGGTCTCAACCGGTTGTTTGAAACCGAAAATCGCTGTCGAAGCACCATGGACAGAAATTAGCAGCGTTGCCCAACAACTCTTGGACAGGAACATTTCCGGCAAGGCCGTGCTTCACCTTAAATAA
- a CDS encoding glycoside hydrolase family 30 protein translates to MSTLKLKWFSSTELAPWTERDVPETQAPGAENTAAANLTFTGDTYQTLEGFGGCFNELGYVALGHLTDEERAKVMHNLFHPEGEQRFSICRLPIGASDYALDWYSLNETDGDYAMEHFSIERDRKLLIPYIKEALALNPELKLFASPWSPPTWMKFPKAYNYGTLRWEPEILAAYALYFVKFVEAYRAEGITIHQVHVQNEVVADQKFPSCVWTGEQLKIFIRDYLGPAFRQHGLDTEIWLGTINAPEPWDEWLKKKSSDHDAFAGVVLGDPEAYKYVKGVGYQWAGKHAIQRTVQSYPELRYMQTENECGDGENTWFYAKYIFGLYQHYFMNGVNAYIYWNMALEPKGRSTWGWEQNSMLTIDPVSGQAINNPEYYVMKHFSRFASPASVRAGLKGPWSGHAIAFRTPESERVLVIANPYKEARMLHLDSGSAQYSLQLEAESFHTLVLSE, encoded by the coding sequence ATGTCTACACTAAAGCTTAAATGGTTCTCCAGTACGGAGCTGGCGCCCTGGACTGAACGTGACGTGCCGGAGACGCAAGCTCCTGGAGCAGAGAACACTGCGGCGGCAAACCTGACGTTTACAGGCGACACCTATCAAACGCTGGAGGGTTTTGGCGGCTGCTTCAATGAACTGGGTTATGTCGCGCTGGGCCATCTCACGGATGAGGAACGGGCCAAAGTGATGCATAATTTGTTCCATCCCGAGGGAGAACAGCGCTTCAGCATTTGCCGGCTGCCGATCGGGGCCAGTGATTATGCGCTGGACTGGTATAGCTTGAATGAAACGGATGGCGATTATGCCATGGAGCATTTCTCTATAGAACGTGACCGGAAGCTGTTGATTCCTTATATTAAGGAAGCTCTGGCGCTGAACCCGGAGCTTAAATTATTTGCTTCGCCCTGGAGTCCGCCGACGTGGATGAAATTCCCCAAGGCTTATAATTACGGTACGCTCCGCTGGGAGCCGGAGATTCTGGCCGCTTACGCGCTTTACTTCGTGAAGTTCGTTGAGGCGTACCGGGCCGAGGGGATCACCATTCACCAGGTGCATGTACAGAACGAAGTGGTTGCCGATCAGAAATTCCCGTCCTGTGTCTGGACCGGGGAGCAGCTGAAGATTTTTATCCGCGATTATCTCGGACCGGCGTTCAGGCAGCATGGGCTGGATACGGAAATCTGGCTGGGCACCATCAACGCCCCGGAGCCGTGGGATGAATGGCTGAAGAAGAAATCGAGCGATCACGATGCTTTTGCCGGAGTGGTGCTGGGTGATCCCGAGGCCTACAAGTACGTCAAGGGCGTTGGCTATCAATGGGCCGGCAAGCATGCGATCCAGCGGACGGTCCAGAGCTACCCCGAACTGCGGTACATGCAGACCGAAAATGAATGCGGCGACGGCGAGAACACCTGGTTCTACGCCAAGTATATTTTTGGCCTGTATCAGCATTATTTCATGAACGGTGTAAATGCCTATATTTACTGGAATATGGCACTTGAGCCGAAAGGGCGCAGCACCTGGGGCTGGGAGCAGAACTCCATGCTGACCATCGACCCCGTATCGGGACAAGCCATTAACAATCCGGAGTACTATGTAATGAAGCATTTCTCCCGCTTCGCTTCTCCGGCTTCGGTAAGAGCAGGGCTTAAAGGACCATGGAGCGGACATGCCATCGCGTTCCGCACGCCGGAGAGCGAAAGGGTGCTCGTTATTGCCAATCCCTACAAAGAAGCGCGGATGCTGCATTTAGACAGCGGATCAGCACAGTATTCTCTTCAGCTTGAAGCGGAATCTTTTCACACCCTTGTGCTTAGTGAATAG